The genomic region CCCTCAAACGGTCTTCAGGTTCGCTCGGAATCGGTGCCCTTTCGGGACGCCTCCGACCTTACTCTTATCGACTCAGAAAATAAGATGATTCAGGTTTACAAAAAGCCGCTACTACTTAGGCTTTTTAGTACCGTACTTCGAACGACCCTGGTTACGACCTTTAACGCCGGAAGTATCCAAGGAGCCGCGTACGGTGTGGTAACGAACACCTGGCAAGTCTTTTACACGACCGCCGCGGATCAGTACCACGCTGTGCTCTTGCAGGTTGTGGCCTTCACCGCCGATGTACGAGGAAACCTCGAAACCATTGGTCAGACGCACACGGCATACTTTACGCAGTGCCGAGTTAGGTTTTTTCGGCGTGGTGGTATACACACGAGTGCATACGCCACGACGTTGCGGGCAGTTCTGCAGCGCAGGCACGTCGGATTTCTCGACGATACGCTTACGCGGCTGACGTACCAGCTGGTTGATAGTTGCCATCTACTAGCTCCACTGTTGTCTTGCGACGCTATTGTCTTGCAAGAAAAGCAAAATGGCAGGAACGAATTCCCGCCAAATTTAGGGGTACAAGAGTCTAAAGAGGATCTTGTCCCCAGTCAAGGCAAGGCCCCGACCTCCCCTCTCGTCGAACCAGGGCAAAAATGCCTCGATCCGACGAATGGGACTGCCAGGGCCCAGACTTATCTACTGCAGAACTCAGTTACCGCTTGAGTTCAGCGCTTCGGTCAGTGCAGCTTCCACTTCACTGGCGCTTACGCGCAACGGCTTGTCAGCATCACGGCGACGCTTGCGCTCGCTGTGGTAAGCCAAACCGGTACCGGCTGGGATCAGACGACCCACAACCACGTTTTCTTTCAGGCCACGCAGGTAATCGCGCTTGCCGGTTACCGCTGCTTCGGTCAGTACGCGAGTGGTCTCCTGGAAGGAGGCCGCCGAGATGAACGACTCAGTGGACAACGACGCCTTGGTGATACCCAGCAGCACGCGAGTGAACTTGGAAACGAATTTCTCTTCGTTCGCCAGGCGCTCGTTTTCTACCAGTACGTGAGTCAGTTCCATCTGGTCGCCCTTGATGAAACTGGAATCGCCGGATTCAGCGATTTCAACTTTACGCAGCATCTGACGCAGGATGGTCTCGATGTGCTTGTCGTTGATCTTCACGCCCTGCAGACGGTAAACGTCCTGGATCTCGTTGACGATATACTTGGCCAGCGCACTCACACCCAGCAGACGCAGGATGTCGTGTGGATCGCTCGGGCCGTCGGAGATAACTTCGCCGCGGTTTACCTGTTCGCCTTCGAAGACGTTCAGGTGACGCCACTTCGGAATCAGCTCTTCATACGGATCGCTACCGTCGTTCGGGGTAATGACCAGACGGCGCTTGCCCTTGGTCTCTTTACCGAACGCGATGGTGCCGCTGACTTCAGCCAGAATCGACGCTTCTTTCGGACGACGAGCTTCGAACAAGTCAGCAACACGCGGCAGACCACCGGTGATGTCACGAGTCTTCGAAGTTTCTTGCGGGATACGCGCGATAACATCACCGATCGCGATCTTCGCACCATCCGCTACACCGACCAGGGCGTTGGCTGGCAGGAAGTACTGAGCGATTACGTCAGTGCCTGGCAGCAACAGATCCTTGCCGTTGTCGTCGACCATCTTCACAGCAGGACGGATGTCTTTACCGGCAGCTGGACGATCTTTGGCGTCGAGTACTTCAATGTTGGTCATACCGGTCAATTCGTCAGTCTGACGCTTGATCGTGATGCCTTCTTCCATGCCCACGTAGGTCACGGTACCTTTCATTTCGGTAACGATTGGGTGAGTGTGCGGATCCCACTTGGCCACGATTGCGCCAGCGTCGACCTTGTCACCTTCTTTAACCGAAATCACAGCACCATACGGCAGCTTGTAACGCTCGCGCTCACGACCGTAGTCATCAGCGATTGCCAGCTCACCGGAACGGGACACAGCAACCAGGTGGCCATCCACTCGCTCAACGTGCTTGAGGTTGTGCAGACGGACAGTACCGCCATTCTTCACCTGTACGCTGTCGGCTGCGGAGGTCCGGCTTGCCGCACCACCAATGTGGAACGTACGCATGGTCAGCTGAGTACCCGGCTCACCGATGGATTGGGCAGCGATAACGCCGACCGCTTCACCGATGTTCACCTGGTGACCACGAGCCAAGTCACGGCCGTAGCACTTGGCGCAGATGCCGTAGCGGGTTTCGCAACTGATCGGCGAGCGAACGATCACTTCGTCGATGCTGTTGAGTTCGATGAACTCGACCCACTTTTCATCTACCAGAGTGCCGGCAGGAACGATAACTTCCTCAGTACCTGGCTTGAACACGTCACGGGCAATCACACGACCCAATACGCGCTCACCCAGCGGTTCTACAACGTCACCGCCTTCAATGTGCGGAGTCATCAGCAGGCCATGCTCGGTGCCGCAATCGATCTCGGTTACAACCAGATCTTGTGCAACGTCTACCAGACGACGTGTCAGGTAACCGGAGTTAGCGGTTTTCAACGCGGTATCCGCAAGACCCTTACGAGCACCGTGAGTGGAGATGAAGTACTGAAGTACGCTCAAACCTTCACGGAAGTTCGCGGTAATCGGCGTTTCGATGATGGAACCGTCCGGCTTGGCCATCAGGCCACGCATACCGGCGAGCTGACGGATCTGCGCAGCAGAACCCCGTGCGCCCGAGTCGGCCATCATGTACATCGAGTTGAAAGATTCCTGGTCGACTTCGTCGCCGTGACGGTCGATGACTTTCTCTTTCGAGAGGTTGGCCATCATCGCCTTGGAAACTTCGTCGTTGGCCTTGGACCAAAGGTCGATCACTTTGTTGTACTTCTCGCCCTGGGTTACCAGGCCGGAGGCGTACTGGCTCTCGATCTCTTTCACTTCGTCAGTGGCGGCACTGATGATGCGAGCTTTTTCATCCGGAATAACGAAGTCGTTAACGCCGATGGAAACGCCGGAAATAGTCGAGTAAGCGAAACCTGTGTACATCAACTGGTCAGCGAAGATAACGGTCTCTTTCAAACCAACCACGCGGTAGCACTGGTTGATCAGCTTGGAGATCGCCTTTTTCTTCATTGGCAGGTTGACGACGTCGTACGACAGACCTTTTGGCACAACCTGGTACAACAGCGCACGGCCGACAGTGGTGTCGACGATACGGGTGTTGCTCACGCTGCCGCCGTCACGGTCGTTGACGGTTTCGTTGATCCGCACTTTGACCTTGGCATGCAGTGCGGCTTCGCCGGCACGGAACACACGGTCAACTTCCTGCAGGTCAGCGAACACACGACCTTCGCCCTTGGCGTTGATCGCTTCACGGGTCATGTAGTACAGACCCAATACAACGTCCTGCGACGGAACGATGATTGGCTCACCGTTGGCTGGCGACAGAATGTTGTTGGTCGACATCATCAACGCACGCGCTTCCAACTGGGCTTCCAGTGTCAGCGGTACGTGCACGGCCATTTGGTCGCCGTCGAAGTCGGCGTTGTACGCAGCACAGACCAGCGGGTGCAGCTGAATCGCCTTACCTTCGATCAGTACTGGTTCAAACGCCTGGATACCCAGACGGTGAAGGGTCGGTGCACGGTTGAGGAGAACCGGGTGTTCGCGGATCACCTCGGCGAGAACGTCCCAAACCTCTGGCAGTTCGCGCTCGACCATTTTCTTGGCCGCTTTGATGGTGGTCGCGAGACCGCGCATTTCCAGCTTGCCGAAGATGAATGGCTTGAACAGCTCAAGTGCCATCTTCTTGGGCAGACCGCACTGGTGCAGACGCAGGGTCGGGCCTACGGTAATTACCGAACGACCGGAGTAGTCAACGCGCTTACCGAGCAAGTTTTGACGGAAACGACCTTGCTTACCCTTGATCATGTCAGCCAGGGATTTCAAAGGACGCTTGTTGGAACCGGTGATAGCGCGACCACGACGACCGTTGTCGAGCAAGGCATCGACCGCTTCTTGCAACATACGCTTTTCGTTGCGCACGATGATGTCCGGAGCGGACAGATCAAGCAGGCGCTTCAAGCGGTTGTTACGGTTGATCACGCGGCGGTACAGGTCGTTAAGGTCGGACGTCGCGAAACGACCACCGTCCAACGGCACCAGCGGACGCAGGTCTGGCGGCAAAACCGGCAGAACGGTCAGTACCATCCACTCTGGCAAGTTGCCGGAACCCTGGAAGGCTTCCATCAACTTCAGGCGCTTGGACAGTTTCTTGATCTTGGTTTCGGAGTTGGTTTGCGGAATTTCTTCGCGCAGACGACCAATCTCGTGCTCCAGGTCGATGGCGTGCAGCAGCTCGCGGACAGCTTCGGCACCCATGCGGGCATCGAAATCGTCACCGAATTCTTCCAGCGCCTCGAAGTACTGCTCATCGTTCAGCAGCTGGCCCTTTTCAAGGGTGGTCATGCCTGGATCGATAACGACATAGCTCTCGAAGTAGAGAACGCGTTCGATATCACGCAGGGTCATGTCCATCAGCAAGCCGATACGGGACGGCAGTGATTTCAGGAACCAGATGTGGGCAACTGGCGAAGCCAGTTCGATGTGCGCCATGCGCTCACGACGAACCTTGGCCAGTGCAACTTCAACGCCGCACTTCTCGCAGATCACACCACGGTGCTTCAAGCGCTTGTACTTACCGCACAGGCACTCGTAATCCTTTACCGGGCCAAAGATCTTGGCGCAGAACAGGCCGTCACGTTCAGGTTTGAACGTACGGTAGTTGATGGTTTCCGGCTTTTTAACTTCACCGAACGACCACGAACGGATCATCTCAGGCGATGCCAACCCAATACGGATGGCGTCGAACTCTTCGACTTGACCCTGGTTTTTCAGCAAATTCAGTAGGTCTTTCAAGGCCTTTCCTCCTGGCGGAGCAGAGAGCGGGCCAAACGGCTCCGCTCTCGATTCGCGTCACGTGTTATTCGGTTTCCAGATCGATATCGATGCCGAGGGAACGAATTTCTTTGATCAACACGTTGAAGGACTCGGGCATGCCCGGCTCCATACGGTGATCGCCGTCCACGATGTTTTTGTACATCTTGGTACGACCGTTCACATCGTCCGACTTCACTGTGAGCATTTCTTGCAGAGTGTATGCAGCACCGTATGCTTCCAGTGCCCAAACCTCCATCTCCCCGAAACGCTGACCACCGAACTGAGCCTTACCACCCAGCGGCTGCTGGGTAACCAGGCTGTACGAACCAGTAGAACGAGCGTGCATCTTGTCGTCTACCAAGTGGTTCAGCTTCAGCATGTACATGTAGCCAACAGTAACCGGACGCTCGAACTTGTTGCCGGTACGGCCGTCGAACAGCTGCATCTGGCCGCTTTCTGGCAAGTCTGCCAGCTTGAGCATGGCCTTGATTTCGCTTTCCTTGGCACCGTCGAACACCGGGGTAGCCATTGGAACGCCGCCGCGCAGGTTCTTCGCCAGGTCCAGGATTTCCTGGTCGGAGAAGGTATCCAGCTCTTCGTTGCGACCGCCGATCTCGTTGTAGATCTCGTGCAGGAACTTACGCAGGTCTGCGACCTTGCGCTGCTCTTCGATCATGCGGTTGATCTTTTCGCCCAGACCTTTGGCCGCGAGGCCCAGGTGGGTTTCAAGGATCTGACCAACGTTCATACGCGAAGGTACGCCCAACGGGTTGAGGACGACGTCGACCGGGGTGCCATTGGCATCGTGCGGCATGTCTTCAACCGGCATGATCACGGAGACCACACCTTTGTTACCGTGACGACCGGCCATCTTGTCGCCCGGCTGGATGCGGCGACGGATTGCCAGGTAAACCTTGACGATTTTCAGCACGCCTGGAGCCAGGTCATCGCCCTGCTGCAGTTTGCGCTTCTTGTCTTCGAACTTGTCGTCCAGCAGACGACGACGATCAACGATATAGGCCTGAGCCTTCTCGAGCTGCTCGTTCAGAGCATCTTCAGCCATGCGCAGTTTGAACCACTGGCCATGCTCAAGACCGTCGAGGATTTCGTCGGTGATGTCCTGACCTTTCTTCAGACCTGCGCCGCCTTCAGCCTTGTGGCCTACCAGAGCGGAACGCAGACGTTCGAAGGTCGCGCCTTCAACGATACGGAACTCTTCGTTCAGGTCCTTGCGGATCTCGTCGAGCTGGGTCTTCTCGATGGACAGTGCACGAGCATCACGCTCAACGCCGTCGCGGGTGAAGACCTGTACGTCAATGACAGTACCCTTGGTACCGGTAGGTACACGCAGGGAGGTGTCTTTAACGTCGCTGGCTTTTTCACCGAAGATGGCACGCAGCAGTTTTTCTTCCGGAGTCAGCTGGGTCTCGCCTTTCGGAGTGACTTTACCGACCAGGATGTCGCCTGCGCCAACTTCAGCACCTACATAAACGATACCGGCTTCGTCCAGCTTGTTCAGTGCAGCTTCACCCACGTTAGGGATGTCCGCAGTGATTTCCTCTGGCCCAAGCTTGGTGTCACGTGCCACACAGGTCAGCTCCTGAATGTGGATCGTGGTGAAACGGTCTTCCTGAACAACGCGCTCCGACAGACAGATGGAGTCTTCGAAGTTGTAGCCGTTCCAGGCCATGAACGCGATACGCATGTTCTGACCCAGTGCCAGCTCACCCATGTCGGTGGACGGGCCATCGGCCATGATGTCGCTACGCTGAACGCGATCACCCTTACGCACCAGCGGACGCTGGTTAATGCAGGTGTTCTGGTTAGAACGGGTGTACTTGGTCAGGTTGTAGATGTCGACACCAGCTTCACCGGTTTCAACTTCGTCATCGGCAACACGAACCACGATACGGCTGGCATCAACAGAGTCGATCACGCCACCACGACGAGCCACGACGCAAACGCCGGAGTCACGGGCTACGTTGCGCTCCATGCCGGTACCTACCAGCGGCTTGTCGGCGCGCAGGGTCGGTACAGCTTGACGCTGCATGTTGGAACCCATCAACGCACGGTTGGCGTCATCGTGTTCCAGGAACGGGATCAGCGACGCTGCAACCGAAACTACCTGCTTCGGCGAAACGTCCATCAAGGTGACGTCTTCCGGCGCCTTGACGGTGAACTCGTTCAAGTGACGAACAGCTACCAGTTCGTCGATCAGGACTTTCTTGTCGTTCATCGTGGCCGAAGCCTGAGCGATCACATGATCAGCTTCTTCGATAGCGGACAGGAATACGATCTCGTCGGTGACCAGACCCTCTTTCACCACACGGTACGGGCTCTCAAGGAAGCCGTACTGGTTGGTGCGCGCATAAGCGGCCAAGGAGTTGATCAGACCGATGTTCGGACCTTCCGGCGTTTCGATCGGGCAAACACGACCGTAGTGCGTCGGGTGTACGTCACGAACTTCGAAGCCTGCGCGCTCACGGGTCAGACCGCCCGGGCCCAGTGCAGAGACACGGCGCTTGTGGGTAATCTCGGAGAGCGGGTTGTTCTGGTCCATGAACTGCGAGAGCTGGCTGGAACCGAAGAACTCTTTCACCGCCGCAGCCACTGGCTTGGCGTTGATCAGGTCTTGCGGCATCAGGCCTTCGCTTTCTGCCATCGACAGACGCTCTTTGACCGCACGCTCAACACGTACCAGGCCAACGCGGAACTGGTTCTCGGCCATTTCGCCAACGCAGCGAACACGACGGTTACCCAGGTGGTCGATGTCATCGACGATGCCTTTGCCGTTACGGATGTCGACCAGGGTCTTCAAGACCGCAACGATGTCTTCCTTGCACAGCACACCCGAACCTTCGATTTCGGTACGACCGATACGACGGTTGAACTTCATCCGGCCGACCGCAGACAGGTCATAGCGCTCAGGGCTGAAGAACAGGTTGTTGAACAGGGTTTCGGCAGCGTCTTTGGTTGGTGGCTCGCCAGGACGCATCATGCGATAGATCTCGACCAGCGCTTCCAATTGGTTGCTGGTGGAGTCGATCTTCAGTGTGTCGGAGATGAACGGACCGCAGTCGATGTCGTTGGTGTACAGGGTCTCGATGCGAACGACCTGGGCCTTGGCGATTTTAGCCAGGATTTCGGTGTTCAGCTCGGTGTTGCACTCGGCCAGGATTTCGCCTGTGGCCGGATGAACGATGACCTTGGCGGTAGTACGCCC from Pseudomonas synxantha harbors:
- the rpsL gene encoding 30S ribosomal protein S12; protein product: MATINQLVRQPRKRIVEKSDVPALQNCPQRRGVCTRVYTTTPKKPNSALRKVCRVRLTNGFEVSSYIGGEGHNLQEHSVVLIRGGRVKDLPGVRYHTVRGSLDTSGVKGRNQGRSKYGTKKPK
- the rpoC gene encoding DNA-directed RNA polymerase subunit beta' encodes the protein MKDLLNLLKNQGQVEEFDAIRIGLASPEMIRSWSFGEVKKPETINYRTFKPERDGLFCAKIFGPVKDYECLCGKYKRLKHRGVICEKCGVEVALAKVRRERMAHIELASPVAHIWFLKSLPSRIGLLMDMTLRDIERVLYFESYVVIDPGMTTLEKGQLLNDEQYFEALEEFGDDFDARMGAEAVRELLHAIDLEHEIGRLREEIPQTNSETKIKKLSKRLKLMEAFQGSGNLPEWMVLTVLPVLPPDLRPLVPLDGGRFATSDLNDLYRRVINRNNRLKRLLDLSAPDIIVRNEKRMLQEAVDALLDNGRRGRAITGSNKRPLKSLADMIKGKQGRFRQNLLGKRVDYSGRSVITVGPTLRLHQCGLPKKMALELFKPFIFGKLEMRGLATTIKAAKKMVERELPEVWDVLAEVIREHPVLLNRAPTLHRLGIQAFEPVLIEGKAIQLHPLVCAAYNADFDGDQMAVHVPLTLEAQLEARALMMSTNNILSPANGEPIIVPSQDVVLGLYYMTREAINAKGEGRVFADLQEVDRVFRAGEAALHAKVKVRINETVNDRDGGSVSNTRIVDTTVGRALLYQVVPKGLSYDVVNLPMKKKAISKLINQCYRVVGLKETVIFADQLMYTGFAYSTISGVSIGVNDFVIPDEKARIISAATDEVKEIESQYASGLVTQGEKYNKVIDLWSKANDEVSKAMMANLSKEKVIDRHGDEVDQESFNSMYMMADSGARGSAAQIRQLAGMRGLMAKPDGSIIETPITANFREGLSVLQYFISTHGARKGLADTALKTANSGYLTRRLVDVAQDLVVTEIDCGTEHGLLMTPHIEGGDVVEPLGERVLGRVIARDVFKPGTEEVIVPAGTLVDEKWVEFIELNSIDEVIVRSPISCETRYGICAKCYGRDLARGHQVNIGEAVGVIAAQSIGEPGTQLTMRTFHIGGAASRTSAADSVQVKNGGTVRLHNLKHVERVDGHLVAVSRSGELAIADDYGRERERYKLPYGAVISVKEGDKVDAGAIVAKWDPHTHPIVTEMKGTVTYVGMEEGITIKRQTDELTGMTNIEVLDAKDRPAAGKDIRPAVKMVDDNGKDLLLPGTDVIAQYFLPANALVGVADGAKIAIGDVIARIPQETSKTRDITGGLPRVADLFEARRPKEASILAEVSGTIAFGKETKGKRRLVITPNDGSDPYEELIPKWRHLNVFEGEQVNRGEVISDGPSDPHDILRLLGVSALAKYIVNEIQDVYRLQGVKINDKHIETILRQMLRKVEIAESGDSSFIKGDQMELTHVLVENERLANEEKFVSKFTRVLLGITKASLSTESFISAASFQETTRVLTEAAVTGKRDYLRGLKENVVVGRLIPAGTGLAYHSERKRRRDADKPLRVSASEVEAALTEALNSSGN
- the rpoB gene encoding DNA-directed RNA polymerase subunit beta, translating into MAYSYTEKKRIRKDFSKLPDVMDVPYLLAIQLDSYREFLQAGATKDQFRDVGLHAAFKSVFPIISYSGNAALEYVGYRLGEPAFDVKECVLRGVTYAVPLRVKVRLIIFDKESSNKAIKDIKEQEVYMGEIPLMTENGTFVINGTERVIVSQLHRSPGVFFDHDRGKTHSSGKLLYSARIIPYRGSWLDFEFDPKDCVFVRIDRRRKLPASVLLRALGYTTEQVLDAFYTTNVFSLKDETLKLELIASRLRGEIAVLDIQDEKGKVIVEAGRRITARHINQIEKAGIKELEVPLDYVLGRTTAKVIVHPATGEILAECNTELNTEILAKIAKAQVVRIETLYTNDIDCGPFISDTLKIDSTSNQLEALVEIYRMMRPGEPPTKDAAETLFNNLFFSPERYDLSAVGRMKFNRRIGRTEIEGSGVLCKEDIVAVLKTLVDIRNGKGIVDDIDHLGNRRVRCVGEMAENQFRVGLVRVERAVKERLSMAESEGLMPQDLINAKPVAAAVKEFFGSSQLSQFMDQNNPLSEITHKRRVSALGPGGLTRERAGFEVRDVHPTHYGRVCPIETPEGPNIGLINSLAAYARTNQYGFLESPYRVVKEGLVTDEIVFLSAIEEADHVIAQASATMNDKKVLIDELVAVRHLNEFTVKAPEDVTLMDVSPKQVVSVAASLIPFLEHDDANRALMGSNMQRQAVPTLRADKPLVGTGMERNVARDSGVCVVARRGGVIDSVDASRIVVRVADDEVETGEAGVDIYNLTKYTRSNQNTCINQRPLVRKGDRVQRSDIMADGPSTDMGELALGQNMRIAFMAWNGYNFEDSICLSERVVQEDRFTTIHIQELTCVARDTKLGPEEITADIPNVGEAALNKLDEAGIVYVGAEVGAGDILVGKVTPKGETQLTPEEKLLRAIFGEKASDVKDTSLRVPTGTKGTVIDVQVFTRDGVERDARALSIEKTQLDEIRKDLNEEFRIVEGATFERLRSALVGHKAEGGAGLKKGQDITDEILDGLEHGQWFKLRMAEDALNEQLEKAQAYIVDRRRLLDDKFEDKKRKLQQGDDLAPGVLKIVKVYLAIRRRIQPGDKMAGRHGNKGVVSVIMPVEDMPHDANGTPVDVVLNPLGVPSRMNVGQILETHLGLAAKGLGEKINRMIEEQRKVADLRKFLHEIYNEIGGRNEELDTFSDQEILDLAKNLRGGVPMATPVFDGAKESEIKAMLKLADLPESGQMQLFDGRTGNKFERPVTVGYMYMLKLNHLVDDKMHARSTGSYSLVTQQPLGGKAQFGGQRFGEMEVWALEAYGAAYTLQEMLTVKSDDVNGRTKMYKNIVDGDHRMEPGMPESFNVLIKEIRSLGIDIDLETE